A portion of the Musa acuminata AAA Group cultivar baxijiao chromosome BXJ1-1, Cavendish_Baxijiao_AAA, whole genome shotgun sequence genome contains these proteins:
- the LOC103996493 gene encoding ATP-dependent helicase BRM isoform X1, which yields MQSGNGRNPAATPSSAASPSSSSSAVSAPNHLGFESIQQQQQAYRQALQQQEQQQNQQQRRKAEVDQSLLSYQSGGTYGVTGGTGFPISSGAVHPSQLPNKYSNIPQQPGALQLREESKNKGQDVGQQMQNSIHQAYFQFALQAAQQKAHGNSVVQQQGKMNMVGSSGRDQDIFMNRLKMQELMSLQAVNKSQMPMLNRPAEQFTHAEKQMEPGCTSTDQRIDQKPFLADGQLASANMVRPMQPLQLLQSQYSLQNLASNQLEMAQVQAMQAWAKEHNIDLSVPANLNLIAQVLPFWQSNRMSVMQKPTESNTTAQKSCLPSSKQLVMPSPVGSENSAHGNSTSDLSGQRGSIKCHQTVPSTSISNGGDTTGLNTNTLQMQQQVADYSRINQNERVVRPTIITSSCGLVNHLPNSCGSMNQPVDKSNAKNAFMGNELQQMQNLRPLQKINRSNILPTVPGNSTVGCQIPTESGFAQTPNHHVGFTKQQLYVLKAQILAFRRLKRGERSLPPEVLQAISDPPVDSQPQHWPVQSGTVNQDLMRIAKSNDNEHKRCVESNDQAEQSAPVNKGQIHLKEESITGEEKAALASQMQGATSLEKGSVCLGSIGKLEESNTTVKSEQEVERGSQNLSTDKVKAVPVDGAVPVPGQLKKPASTSSTAPLRDGVSRKYHGPLFDFPSFTRKHDSLGSSTTNNSTNLTLAYDVKDLLFEEGKIVLDKKRAEKLKKISRLLAINLDRKRIKPDLVIRLQIEERKTKLLDFQARLRDEVERQQQEIMAMPDRPYRKFVRQCEQQRLELIRQVQQLQKASREKQLKSTFQWRKKLLEAHWAIRDARTTRNRGIAKYHERMLKEFSKRKDEDRNKRMEALKNNDMDRYREMLLEQQTNISGDASQRYAVLSSFVSQTEEYLHKLGGKITAAKSHQEVEEAANVAAAAARAQGLSTEEVRAAAACAGEEVMIRNRFSEMNALKESSANKIVIVRYYNLAHAVTERVIRQPSMLRAGTLRDYQLVGLQWMLSLYNNKLNGILADEMGLGKTVQVMALIAYLMEFKTNYGPHLIIVPNAVLVNWKSELLNWLPSISCIFYVGGKDERSKLFSQEVCSVKFNVLVTTYEFIMYDRSKLSKIDWKYIIIDEAQRMKDRESVLARDLDRYRCQRRLLLTGTPLQNDLKELWSLLNLLLPEVFDNRRAFHDWFSKPFQKDGTPHNQEDEWLETEKKVIIIHRLHRILEPFMLRRRVEDVEGSLPRKVSVVLRCRMSAIQGAIYDWIKSTGTIRVDPEDEMRRVQKNPLYQVKMYKNLNNKCMELRKACNHPLLNYPYFSNYSKDFIVRSCGKLWILDRILIKLQRAGHRVLLFSTMTKLLDILEEYLQWRRLIYRRIDGTTSLEDREAAIVDFNHPDSDCFIFLLSIRAAGRGLNLQTADTVVIYDPDPNPQNEEQAVARAHRIGQKREVKVIYMEAVVDKTSSYQKEDELRNGVVGDSEDDLAGKDRYIGSIESLIRNNIQQYKIDMADEVINAGRFDQRTTHEERRMTLEMLLHDEERYQENVHNVPSLQEVNRLIARSKEEVGLFDQMDEDFDWTADMVKHNEVPVWLRASTGEVDAVAASLSKKPSKNILSVNIGLEPSANFSGSSPSKAERRGRPKGPTAQKYPIYQEQDDEDGEESDIDSEERNASEEDGEIGEFDDEESNGADMMLLNHKDQVVEGMDCDNGRYEFSRTMDGSQNVNKLEEAGSTGSSSGSRKLPQSETPSLSSQKFGSLSALDARPCLSSKKRSEELEEGEIAVSGNSHMDLQQSGSWLHDHDDGEDEQVLQPKIKRKRSMRIRPKYAAERNDERSSSERIFAQRSPRLPLHVDHDYGVPSRTENPEAFAEAGLGKNDTSSSLLKQRHNVPSRKISPLQKSGRLSYFCGSAEDENEYSRESWSSRANSSCGPTSVGAKMSDITQRKCKNVISKLQRKIHKDGNQIVPTLSDWWRRNGNSSLAIPLTARSSPLDLQIIERRVDNLDYNGVTDFIADVQLMLKSIVQHCNYTHEVKCEAEKLQGLFFEIMKIAFPDSDFREARNAVTFSSPRGAVMTKSPKPASSSKIKQQTPTSKLETMSFPDKALPHGVTPVDGEGTTKSTSSKHQKESRLVSGGWKEQTPECSQLLTHPGDLVICKKKRKEREKSAVKHRLGLASPSNLGRMGPISPPSSGCGGSAPSPTMNRSSSFPSQRDSRPAQQAKHPLSWRHREMQQLDDGNSGLHSIGDVQWAKPVKRMRTDTSKRRPSHT from the exons ATGCAATCCGGGAACGGCCGGAACCCGGCGGCCACGCCGTCATCCGCCGCgtcgccttcttcctcctcctccgcggtCTCCGCCCCGAACCATCTGGGCTTCGAATCaatccagcagcagcagcaggcttATAGGCAG GCATTACAACAACAGGAGCAACAACAGAATCAGCAGCAGCGCAGGAAAGCTGAAGTTGATCAATCCCTTCTTAGCTATCAGTCTGGTGGTACATATGGAGTCACAGGCGGAACTGGTTTTCCAATATCTTCTGGTGCTGTACATCCGTCTCAGTTGCCTAATAAGTATAGTAACATACCTCAACAACCTGGTGCCCTTCAGCTTCGCGAGGAAAGCAAAAATAAAGGGCAGGATGTAGGACAGCAAATGCAGAACTCAATTCATCAAGCTTACTTTCAATTTGCTTTGCAAGCTGCTCAGCAAAAGGCTCATGGGAACTCAGTAGTGCAGCAGCAAGGTAAAATGAATATGGTCGGCTCATCTGGAAGGGATCAAGACATTTTTATGAACAGATTAAAGATGCAAGAACTTATGTCACTTCAGGCAGTTAATAAGTCCCAAATGCCTATGCTTAATAGACCAGCAGAACAGTTCACACATGCCGAGAAGCAGATGGAGCCAGGTTGTACTAGCACTGATCAAAGAATTGATCAAAAACCTTTCCTAGCAGATGGGCAGCTAGCTTCTGCTAACATGGTAAGACCGATGCAGCCATTGCAGTTGCTGCAATCTCAGTATAGTCTGCAGAATCTTGCAAGCAATCAGTTGGAGATGGCACAGGTGCAAGCGATGCAGGCATGGGCAAAGGAACATAATATTGATCTATCTGTTCCTGCTAATTTAAATTTGATTGCTCAAGTTCTGCCCTTCTGGCAGTCGAATAGAATGTCTGTTATGCAGAAGCCAACTGAATCTAACACAACTGCACAGAAATCTTGTTTGCCATCTTCAAAGCAACTGGTAATGCCATCACCAGTTGGCAGTGAAAATTCAGCACATGGGAACTCTACAAGTGATTTGTCTGGCCAGCGTGGCTCCATAAAATGTCATCAAACAGTCCCATCTACTTCAATCTCCAATGGCGGGGATACCACAGGCTTGAACACCAATACTTTGCAAATGCAGCAGCAGGTTGCTGATTATAGCAGGATCAACCAGAATGAGAGAGTTGTCAGACCCACAATTATAACTAGCAGTTGTGGGTTAGTTAACCATTTACCAAATTCATGTGGTAGCATGAACCAGCCGGTAGATAAGTCTAATGCAAAGAATGCTTTTATGGGGAATGAACTGCAGCAAATGCAGAATTTGAGGCCCTTGCAGAAGATAAATCGGTCCAATATATTACCTACAGTTCCTGGAAATAGTACTGTGGGTTGTCAAATTCCAACTGAAAGTGGATTTGCTCAGACACCAAACCATCATGTTGGATTTACAAAGCAGCAGCTTTATGTTCTAAAAGCTCAGATCTTAGCTTTTAGACGGTTGAAG CGTGGTGAAAGAAGTCTGCCACCTGAAGTTCTTCAAGCAATTTCAGATCCCCCAGTTGATTCTCAGCCACAACACTGGCCTGTTCAGTCTGGAACTGTTAACCAGGATTTGATGAGGATTGCCAAGAGCAATGATAATGAGCATAAGAGATGTGTGGAGTCTAATGATCAAGCAGAACAGTCTGCTCCTGTGAATAAAGGACAGATTCATCTGAAGGAGGAATCCATTACTGGagaagagaaagctgcacttGCCAGTCAAATGCAAGGTGCAACAAGTTTAGAAAAGGGATCTGTATGCTTGGGATCTATTGGCAAGTTAGAAGAAAGCAATACTACTGTTAAATCTGAGCAAGAGGTTGAAAGAGGAAGTCAAAATTTGTCCACTGATAAGGTAAAGGCCGTACCAGTGGATGGTGCAGTACCGGTTCCTGGGCAATTGAAAAAGCCTGCCTCAACAAGTAGCACAGCACCTCTCAGAGATGGTGTTTCAAGAAAGTACCATGGTCCACTTTTTGATTTCCCATCATTTACAAGGAAACATGATTCCTTGGGATCATCAACTACAAATAACTCTACTAATTTGACATTGGCTTATGATGTGAAAGATTTGCTGTTCGAGGAAGGTAAGATTGTTCTTGACAAGAAAAGGGCTGAGAAATTGAAGAAGATTAGTAGGTTACTTGCGATTAATTTAGATAGGAAAAGAATTAAGCCGGATCTTGTGATAAGGTTGCAAATTGAAGAGAGAAAAACTAAGCTTCTGGATTTTCAGGCTCGTCTCAGGGATGAAGTTGAACGCCAACAGCAGGAGATAATGGCAATGCCTGATAGACCATACCGCAAGTTTGTTAGGCAATGTGAACAGCAGCGATTGGAGCTAATAAGGCAAGTTCAGCAGCTGCAAAAGGCATCCAGAGAGAAACAATTGAAATCTACTTTTCAGTGGCGTAAGAAGCTCTTAGAGGCTCATTGGGCCATTCGTGATGCTCgtactacacgaaacagaggaatAGCAAAATATCATGAGAGGATGTTAAAGGAGTTTTCAAAGAGGAAGGATGAGGACAGAAATAAAAGAATGGAGGCATTGAAGAACAATGATATGGATAGATACCGTGAAATGTTACTGGAGCAGCAGACAAACATCTCAGGAGATGCATCTCAGCGTTATGctgttctttcttcctttgtgtcCCAGACAGAAGAGTACCTTCACAAGCTTGGGGGAAAAATTACAGCTGCAAAGAGCCATCAAGAGGTTGAAGAGGCAGCAAATGTTGCAGCCGCTGCTGCACGAGCTCAG GGTCTTTCAACAGAAGAAGtaagagcagcagcagcatgtGCAGGAGAGGAGGTAATGATAAGGAATAGGTTTTCTGAAATGAATGCTCTAAAGGAGAGTTCTGCTAACAA GATTGTAATTGTTAGGTATTATAATTTGGCTCATGCTGTGACCGAAAGAGTCATAAGGCAACCTTCAATGTTGCGAGCTGGGACATTAAGAGACTATCAGCTT GTTGGACTACAGTGGATGCTTTCCTTGTACAACAACAAGTTGAACGGAATATTAGCGGATGAGATGGGTCTTGGCAAGACAGTCCAG GTAATGGCATTGATTGCTTACCTGATGGAATTCAAAACTAACTATGGTCCACATTTAATTATAGTACCAAATGCTGTTTTAGTAAATTGGAAG AGTGAGCTGTTAAACTGGCTGCCTTCTATATCATGCATTTTTTATGTTGGTGGGAAGGATGAAAGATCAAAGCTTTTCTCTCAG GAAGTTTGTTCTGTCAAGTTTAATGTACTGGTAACAACATATGAATTTATTATGTATGATCGATCAAAGCTATCAAAAATTGATTGGAAGTACATAATCATTGATGAAGCACAAAGGATGAAGGATAGGGAATCCGTTTTGGCACGCGATCTTGATAGATATCGTTGCCAGAGAAGATTGCTGCTTACTGGTACCCCTTTACAG AACGATCTTAAGGAATTGTGGTCCCTTTTAAATCTACTTCTTCCAGAAGTTTTTGATAATCGCAGGGCATTTCATGATTGGTTCTCAAAGCCCTTTCAGAAAGATGGTACTCCACATAATCAGGAAGACGAGTGGCTTGAGACTGAGAAGAAGGTGATAATTATCCATCGGCTGCATCGGATTCTGGAACCTTTCATGCTAAGAAGACGTGTTGAGGATGTTGAAGGTTCACTTCCTCGAAAG GTCTCTGTTGTCCTAAGATGTCGAATGTCAGCTATTCAAGGTGCCATTTATGACTGGATTAAATCTACTGGTACTATTAGGGTAGATCCTGAGGATGAGATGCGCCGAGTTCAAAAGAATCCACTGTACCAGGTCAAAATGTACAAGAATCTTAACAATAAGTGTATGGAGTTGAGGAAAGCCTGCAATCATCCTTTGCTTAACTATCCTTATTTCAGTAACTATTCCAAGGACTTTATTGTTAGATCATGTGGGAAACTATGGATTCTTGATAGAATTCTCATAAAACTTCAGAGAGCAGGTCATCGCGTTCTTCTCTTTAGTACCATGactaaacttcttgatatattagaGGAATATTTGCAATGGCGGAGGCTTATATATAGACGAATAGATGGTACAACAAGCCTAGAAGATCGAGAAGCAGCAATTGTGGATTTTAACCATCCTGACTCTGATTGCTTTATCTTTTTGCTCAGCATTCGTGCTGCCGGAAGAGGTCTAAATCTCCAGACTGCAGATACAGTTGTGATATATGACCCAGATCCGAATCCTCAAAACGAAGAGCAGGCAGTGGCAAGAGCTCATCGGATTGGACAGAAGAGAGAGGTAAAGGTGATATACATGGAAGCTGTTGTGGATAAAACCTCTAGCTACCAAAAAGAAGATGAATTGAGGAATGGAGTCGTAGGAGATTCAGAGGATGATCTTGCTGGTAAAGATCGCTATATAGGGTCAATTGAGAGCCTTATACGTAACAACATCCAACAATATAAGATAGATATGGCCGATGAGGTCATAAATGCTGGTCGTTTTGATCAAAGAACCACGCATGAGGAAAGACGGATGACTTTGGAGATGCTACTTCATGATGAAGAGAGATATCAAGAGAATGTGCACAATGTTCCTTCTCTACAAGAAGTTAATCGTTTGATTGCTCGTAGCAAAGAGGAAGTTGGGTTGTTTGATCAAATGGATGAAGATTTTGATTGGACTGCAGATATGGTAAAACACAATGAAGTCCCAGTATGGCTTCGAGCTAGTACTGGAGAGGTAGATGCTGTTGCTGCTAGTTTATCAAAGAAGCCTTCGAAAAACATCTTATCAGTCAATATTGGACTGGAACCAAGTGCAAATTTTTCTGGGTCATCTCCCAGTAAAGCTGAAAGGAGGGGCCGCCCCAAGGGTCCAACTGCCCAAAAGTATCCAATCTATCAGGAACAGGATGATGAAGATGGTGAGGAATCAGATATTGACTCAGAGGAGAGGAATGCATCTGAAGAAGATGGAGAAATTGGAGAGTTCGACGACGAAGAGTCCAATGGTGCTGACATGATGCTACTAAACCACAAGGATCAAGTAGTTGAGGGAATGGATTGTGATAATGGCAGATATGAATTCTCACGAACAATGGATGGCAGCCAAAACGTTAATAAATTGGAAGAAGCTGGTTCCACAGGATCATCTTCTGGGAGTCGTAAATTGCCACAATCTGAAACTCCTTCCTTGTCTTCACAAAAGTTTGGATCACTTTCTGCTTTAGATGCCAGACCATGTCTATCTTCAAAAAAAAGG TCTGAGGAGCTAGAGGAAGGTGAAATTGCAGTATCAGGCAATTCCCACATGGATCTGCAACAATCAGGTAGCTGGCTTCATGACCATGATGATGGAGAGGATGAACAGGTTTTGCAACCAAAAATAAAGCGTAAACGGAGTATGCGGATTCGTCCAAAATATGCTGCAGAAAGAAATGATGAAAGATCTAGCAGTGAGAGGATTTTTGCCCAGCGCTCTCCAAGGCTGCCCTTGCATGTTGACCATGATTATGGTGTACCATCAAGGACTGAAAATCCTGAAGCATTTGCTGAGGCTGGTCTGGGAAAGAATGACACAAGTAGCTCACTATTGAAGCAGAGGCATAATGTACCATCAAGAAAAATTTCACCTCTGCAAAAGTCTGGAAGGCTAAGTTACTTTTGTGGGTCTGCAGAAGATGAAAATGAATATTCTAGGGAAAGTTGGAGCAGTAGGGCCAATAGCTCTTGCGGCCCAACCTCTGTGGGTGCAAAAATGTCTGACATTACACAACGAAAG TGCAAGAATGTCATTAGCAAGCTGCAGAGGAAAATACACAAGGATGGTAATCAAATCGTGCCAACATTGTCTGATTGGTGGAGAAGAAATGGGAATTCCAGTCTTGCTATTCCTCTCACTGCAAGGAGTAGCCCACTAGATCTTCAGATAATTGAACGGCGGGTCGACAACTTGGATTACAATGGTGTAACTGACTTTATAGCAGATGTGCAGTTGATGCTGAAAAGTATAGTTCAGCATTGCAACTATACTCATGAG GTGAAGTGTGAAGCAGAGAAGCTCCAAGGTCTGTTCTTCGAGATCATGAAGATTGCTTTTCCAGATTCAGATTTTCGAGAAGCCAGGAATGCAGTGACCTTCTCTAGTCCCAGAGGAGCTGTGATGACAAAATCCCCAAAACCAGCTTCCTCGAGCAAAATTAAGCAACAAACTCCAACAAGTAAGTTGGAGACCATGTCCTTTCCTGATAAGGCCTTACCCCATGGGGTTACTCCTGTGGATGGCGAAGGGACAACCAAGTCAACTTCTTCCAAGCACCAGAAGGAGTCCAGGTTGGTTTCTGGAGGTTGGAAAGAGCAGACACCTGAATGTTCACAATTACTGACGCATCCTGGTGATCTGGTCATCtgcaagaagaagagaaaagaaagagaaaaatctGCTGTCAAGCACAGATTAGGCCTCGCATCGCCATCCAACCTTGGTCGTATGGGCCCCATATCTCCACCCAGCTCAGGATGTGGGGGCTCTGCGCCATCTCCCACCATGAACAGAAGTTCCAGCTTTCCATCGCAGCGAGATTCACGTCCGGCTCAACAGGCAAAACATCCATTGAGCTGGCGGCATCGCGAGATGCAGCAGCTTGATGATGGGAACTCTGGGCTGCATAGCATAGGAGATGTACAATGGGCTAAGCCTGTAAAGAGAATGAGGACAGACACCAGTAAAAGGCGGCCGAGCCATACGTGA